In one Umezawaea sp. Da 62-37 genomic region, the following are encoded:
- a CDS encoding ABC-2 family transporter protein: MARVVRLYFRFLGVHLRALLEYQSDFWIMAVATVLIQVVNLVFLSAVFARIPTLRGWSFWAVVAMFALMAIAEGVGSFFFEGTWRLAEAINQGSLDYALVRPYPVVLQVTSSEIGVNGLTNIVTGGTMLAAALAHLDVGWSAGLVLLALVLFASAVVIKVAVNLASNSISFWLAGPSPLFAMAVHQVGELARYPLTIFPTALKATLGLVVPFAFITTFPLGFLLGTGTSPWLGLLTPLVAAYCVAVALVTFSRGLRRYESAGN; encoded by the coding sequence GTGGCACGGGTGGTCAGGCTCTACTTCCGCTTCCTCGGGGTGCACCTGAGGGCGCTGCTCGAGTACCAGTCCGACTTCTGGATCATGGCGGTCGCGACCGTGCTGATCCAGGTGGTGAACCTGGTGTTCCTCTCCGCCGTCTTCGCCAGGATCCCCACCCTGCGCGGCTGGTCGTTCTGGGCCGTGGTGGCGATGTTCGCGCTGATGGCGATCGCCGAGGGGGTCGGCTCGTTCTTCTTCGAGGGCACCTGGCGGCTGGCGGAGGCCATCAACCAGGGCTCCCTGGACTACGCGCTGGTGCGGCCGTACCCGGTGGTGCTCCAGGTGACCAGCTCCGAGATCGGCGTCAACGGGCTGACGAACATCGTGACCGGCGGCACCATGCTGGCCGCGGCGCTGGCGCACCTGGACGTCGGGTGGTCGGCCGGCCTGGTCCTGCTGGCGCTGGTGCTGTTCGCCTCCGCCGTCGTGATCAAGGTCGCGGTCAACCTGGCGAGCAACTCGATCTCGTTCTGGCTGGCCGGTCCGAGCCCGCTGTTCGCCATGGCGGTCCACCAGGTCGGCGAACTGGCCCGCTACCCGCTGACGATCTTCCCGACGGCCCTCAAGGCCACGCTGGGGCTCGTGGTGCCGTTCGCCTTCATCACCACGTTCCCGCTGGGGTTCCTGCTCGGCACGGGCACGTCCCCGTGGCTGGGGCTGCTCACCCCGCTGGTCGCCGCGTACTGCGTGGCGGTCGCGCTGGTGACGTTCTCGCGCGGGCTGCGCCGGTACGAGAGCGCGGGCAACTGA
- a CDS encoding ABC-2 family transporter protein, whose translation MRAYRALARMSAKNALTYRLEFAFALFGVLFQFVALLAVWKVLLADGTADTGFTWPQMRGYLLVAFASGALVGLFADFRMAFRIRSGLVALDLVKPVRYQEARFAEVLGGVWIEVLVVLLVGAVTVLVAGAPTWPEGAELALFATSMLLLIPLKFLVVYLCGLASFWTQNYVGVQWARIAIVNLFSGALVPLAYLPGWLATVAEWSPFAGMTSTPGLILVGRATGAQAAVLVAVQFGWVVLLWFGAKLLWRTAVRQLTVNGG comes from the coding sequence GTGAGGGCGTACCGGGCGCTGGCGCGGATGTCGGCGAAGAACGCGCTGACCTACCGGCTGGAGTTCGCGTTCGCGCTGTTCGGCGTGCTGTTCCAGTTCGTCGCGCTGCTGGCGGTGTGGAAGGTGCTGCTGGCCGACGGCACCGCCGACACCGGCTTCACCTGGCCGCAGATGCGCGGCTACCTGCTGGTGGCCTTCGCCTCCGGCGCGCTGGTCGGGCTGTTCGCGGACTTCCGGATGGCCTTCCGGATCCGCAGCGGGCTGGTGGCGCTCGACCTCGTCAAACCCGTGCGCTACCAGGAGGCCCGGTTCGCCGAGGTGCTCGGCGGGGTGTGGATCGAGGTGCTGGTGGTGCTCCTCGTCGGCGCCGTCACGGTGCTGGTCGCCGGAGCGCCGACGTGGCCGGAAGGCGCGGAGCTGGCGCTGTTCGCCACCAGCATGCTGCTGCTGATCCCGTTGAAGTTCCTCGTCGTGTACCTGTGCGGCCTGGCGTCGTTCTGGACGCAGAACTACGTGGGCGTGCAGTGGGCGCGGATCGCGATCGTCAACCTGTTCTCCGGCGCGCTGGTGCCGCTGGCCTACCTGCCCGGCTGGCTGGCGACGGTGGCCGAGTGGTCGCCGTTCGCCGGGATGACCTCCACGCCGGGGCTGATCCTCGTCGGACGGGCCACCGGCGCGCAGGCGGCGGTGCTGGTGGCCGTCCAGTTCGGCTGGGTGGTGCTGCTGTGGTTCGGCGCGAAGCTGTTGTGGCGCACCGCTGTCCGGCAACTGACCGTGAACGGGGGCTGA
- a CDS encoding ATP-binding cassette domain-containing protein — MALIEARQLTKVFRRPDKPPGLAGSLRHLVTRRYVEKVAVDHVDLSIEAGEAVAYVGPNGAGKSTTVKLLSGILEPTSGEVRIGGLVPQHDRMAVAHRIGVLFGQRTQLWWDLPVADSLAVLRDLYGVDEGTYRKRLRRFDEVLGLDDLMAVTGRKLSLGQRMRADLAAALVHGPEVVYLDEPTIGLDLSVKDRVREFFRELRDDGTTVMLTSHDLADIEGFCRRLVIIDEGRIVFDGDLEAVKDEFARDRILHVHTETHVDPDLVRAVLPGAVVAAGESLLWHSIRFDRFAITAGQVVAAVNGIATVVDFRIDEPGIEDVIRRVYSGELRLAPGEPGTAESDSAESGTGGSDAVVTAP, encoded by the coding sequence ATGGCTCTGATCGAGGCACGACAACTGACGAAGGTGTTCCGGCGGCCGGACAAGCCGCCCGGACTGGCCGGATCGCTGCGGCACCTGGTCACCAGGCGGTACGTCGAGAAGGTGGCGGTCGACCACGTCGACCTGTCCATCGAGGCGGGCGAGGCCGTGGCCTACGTCGGCCCGAACGGCGCGGGCAAGTCGACGACGGTGAAGCTGCTCAGCGGCATCCTCGAACCCACCTCGGGCGAGGTGCGCATCGGCGGCCTGGTGCCGCAGCACGACCGGATGGCCGTGGCGCACCGGATCGGCGTGCTGTTCGGGCAGCGCACCCAGCTCTGGTGGGACCTGCCGGTCGCCGACTCGCTGGCGGTGCTGCGCGACCTGTACGGCGTGGACGAGGGCACGTACCGGAAGCGGCTGCGGCGGTTCGACGAGGTGCTGGGGCTCGACGACCTGATGGCGGTGACGGGCCGCAAGCTGTCGCTGGGGCAGCGGATGCGCGCCGACCTGGCCGCCGCGCTGGTGCACGGGCCGGAGGTCGTCTACCTCGACGAGCCGACGATCGGGCTGGACCTGTCGGTGAAGGACCGGGTGCGGGAGTTCTTCCGGGAGCTGCGCGACGACGGCACCACGGTGATGCTCACCAGCCACGACCTGGCCGACATCGAGGGCTTCTGCCGACGGCTGGTGATCATCGACGAGGGTCGGATCGTCTTCGACGGCGACCTGGAGGCGGTGAAGGACGAGTTCGCCCGCGACCGCATCCTGCACGTGCACACCGAGACCCACGTCGACCCCGACCTGGTGCGGGCGGTGCTGCCGGGGGCGGTGGTCGCGGCGGGCGAGTCCCTGTTGTGGCACTCGATCCGCTTCGACCGCTTCGCGATCACCGCGGGCCAGGTCGTCGCCGCGGTGAACGGGATCGCCACCGTGGTCGACTTCCGCATCGACGAGCCGGGCATCGAGGACGTGATCCGCCGGGTGTACTCGGGCGAGCTGCGCCTGGCACCCGGAGAACCCGGCACGGCGGAATCGGACTCGGCGGAGTCCGGCACGGGCGGGTCCGACGCCGTCGTGACCGCGCCGTGA
- a CDS encoding winged helix-turn-helix domain-containing protein, whose protein sequence is MTTMDVARKLAELEERVAALEGDDRATADVPPGGDGGGTVGYHGQVTIGGGDVRWQIDVSPERVLALPERAPIEVLAALAHPVRVNIVRSLLVDGPQPGAALQEAAGLGSTGQLYHHLKSLTSSGVVEQDKRGSYRLCPTATVPVLVLLTAASDVAGQLR, encoded by the coding sequence ATGACCACGATGGACGTGGCGCGGAAGCTGGCCGAGTTGGAGGAGCGCGTCGCCGCGCTCGAAGGCGACGACCGGGCGACCGCCGACGTGCCTCCGGGCGGTGACGGGGGCGGCACCGTCGGCTACCACGGCCAGGTGACGATCGGCGGCGGCGACGTGCGCTGGCAGATCGACGTGTCGCCCGAGCGCGTGCTGGCGCTGCCCGAGCGGGCGCCGATCGAGGTGCTCGCCGCGCTGGCGCACCCGGTGCGCGTCAACATCGTCAGGTCGCTGCTCGTGGACGGGCCCCAGCCGGGGGCGGCGCTGCAGGAGGCCGCCGGGCTGGGGTCGACCGGCCAGCTCTACCACCACCTCAAGTCCCTCACGTCCTCCGGTGTGGTGGAGCAGGACAAGCGCGGCAGCTATCGCCTGTGCCCCACCGCGACCGTGCCCGTCCTGGTGCTGCTGACGGCTGCGTCCGATGTGGCCGGTCAGCTCCGTTGA
- a CDS encoding serine hydrolase translates to MLLNRRQVLTAAGVAGASMLIGTGRAAAEPNGWEGWLAANRGHVGAVIDDGRGGRLSHRPHQEQPLASAVKAVHAAGYALAVGQGRVRPDEQVRVGDWEKYYYGLDGGAHQASMADLGIASANGVTADDPDRLVSLDDLAKVAVLHSDNAAADFVRTRVGDASLRAAALSCGWPGVDTRSIAGEVLMLILPDRAPADPSQRKRVGDLLAAQALHDPRLQLEIIGRFPDIPATYDGQRPWARQTWHGSAAGLHRLHRSVAGGRFPQARTHLERAFPGPLPKGVKAIGFKGGSLPGVLTMAYTVRWEDGRIGTGVLLAEEVDESLSTKAGELADLVLGPLLDPASLRDLRATLVA, encoded by the coding sequence GTGCTCTTGAACCGACGACAGGTGCTCACCGCCGCGGGGGTGGCCGGTGCCTCGATGTTGATCGGTACCGGGCGGGCGGCGGCAGAGCCGAACGGGTGGGAAGGGTGGCTCGCCGCCAACCGGGGGCACGTCGGAGCCGTGATCGACGACGGCCGCGGCGGGCGGCTGAGCCACCGCCCGCACCAGGAGCAACCGCTGGCGTCGGCGGTCAAGGCCGTGCACGCGGCGGGGTACGCGCTCGCCGTCGGGCAGGGGCGCGTGCGGCCCGACGAGCAGGTGCGCGTCGGCGACTGGGAGAAGTACTACTACGGGCTCGACGGCGGCGCGCACCAGGCGTCGATGGCGGACCTGGGGATCGCCTCCGCCAACGGCGTCACCGCCGACGACCCCGACCGCCTGGTGAGCCTGGACGACCTCGCCAAGGTGGCCGTCCTGCACAGCGACAACGCGGCCGCGGACTTCGTGCGAACCCGCGTCGGCGACGCGTCCCTGCGGGCGGCGGCGCTGAGCTGCGGCTGGCCGGGCGTGGACACCCGGTCCATCGCGGGCGAGGTGCTCATGCTGATCCTGCCCGACCGGGCGCCCGCCGACCCGTCCCAGCGCAAGCGCGTCGGCGACCTGCTCGCCGCCCAGGCGCTGCACGACCCCCGGCTGCAACTGGAGATCATCGGCCGGTTCCCGGACATCCCGGCCACCTACGACGGCCAGAGGCCGTGGGCGCGGCAGACGTGGCACGGCTCCGCGGCGGGCCTGCACCGCCTCCACCGGTCCGTCGCGGGCGGGCGGTTCCCGCAGGCGCGCACCCACCTGGAACGCGCCTTCCCCGGCCCGCTGCCCAAGGGCGTGAAGGCCATCGGGTTCAAGGGCGGCTCGCTGCCCGGCGTGCTCACGATGGCGTACACCGTGCGGTGGGAGGACGGGCGGATCGGCACGGGCGTGCTGCTGGCCGAGGAGGTCGACGAGTCGCTGTCCACAAAGGCCGGTGAGCTGGCCGACCTCGTGCTCGGTCCCCTGCTGGACCCGGCTTCGCTGCGAGATCTGCGGGCGACCCTCGTAGCATGA
- the lipB gene encoding lipoyl(octanoyl) transferase LipB, with product MTGPDVSCRTSSDPFDVRELGTIDYMAAWDLQRDLANARADGTAGDTLLLLEHTSVYTCGRRTEEADRPVKSTIPVIDVDRGGKITWHGPGQLVGYPIMELTEPMDVVQYVRRLEQALIHVCDQLGVPTGRVDGRSGVWLAADDRGPERKIAAIGIRVQRGVTMHGFEINCNADLGAFDDIIPCGIRDAGVASLSRELDRDVTVAEVLPMARDAVLAAVDGSLPLSDRVLPRGGPNAAGITFAVRTG from the coding sequence GTGACCGGACCTGACGTCTCCTGCCGCACCTCGAGCGACCCCTTCGACGTGCGTGAGCTGGGCACCATCGACTACATGGCCGCCTGGGACCTGCAACGCGACCTCGCCAACGCCCGCGCGGACGGCACCGCGGGCGACACCCTCCTGCTGCTGGAGCACACCTCCGTCTACACCTGCGGACGGCGCACCGAAGAGGCCGACCGGCCGGTGAAGAGCACCATCCCGGTCATCGACGTCGACCGCGGCGGGAAGATCACCTGGCACGGTCCCGGCCAGCTCGTCGGCTACCCGATCATGGAGCTCACCGAGCCGATGGACGTCGTGCAGTACGTGCGCAGGCTGGAGCAGGCGCTGATCCACGTGTGCGACCAGCTGGGCGTGCCGACGGGGCGGGTCGACGGGCGCAGCGGCGTGTGGCTGGCGGCCGACGACCGCGGTCCGGAGCGCAAGATCGCCGCGATCGGCATCCGCGTGCAGCGGGGCGTGACGATGCACGGTTTCGAGATCAACTGCAACGCCGACCTCGGCGCTTTCGACGACATCATCCCCTGCGGCATCAGGGATGCCGGTGTGGCTTCCCTGTCGCGGGAGCTGGATCGGGACGTGACGGTCGCGGAGGTGCTGCCGATGGCCCGCGACGCGGTCCTGGCGGCCGTCGACGGGAGCCTGCCGCTGTCCGACCGCGTGCTGCCGCGCGGTGGGCCGAACGCCGCGGGCATCACCTTCGCGGTGCGGACGGGCTGA
- a CDS encoding phosphatase PAP2 family protein yields the protein MSRAVVLLVGVLLVGVSTALGVFVRDEVPALDVRFNAFDPLHTRPLTYVAEWISFVLSPGLATIVLLGVAVRSWLAKDFLLFRIGVLLGLCWCTVLVRYAYRRVRPIDFPKWSYPSGHVTAVTALAFTSVVACAWLARRWVRVVAALAVTAVALTAVSRVVLRMHWFTDTAGAVTAVVGVGLLSGLALGLVGPGVMSNRDRT from the coding sequence TTGAGCCGGGCCGTCGTCCTCCTGGTCGGCGTCCTGCTCGTCGGCGTGTCGACGGCTCTCGGCGTGTTCGTGCGCGACGAGGTGCCGGCGCTCGACGTCCGGTTCAACGCCTTCGACCCGCTGCACACCCGTCCGCTGACCTACGTGGCCGAGTGGATCAGCTTCGTCCTCAGCCCCGGTCTCGCGACCATCGTGCTGCTCGGGGTGGCCGTGAGGTCGTGGCTGGCCAAGGACTTCCTGCTGTTCCGGATCGGCGTGCTGCTCGGGCTGTGCTGGTGCACGGTGCTGGTCCGGTACGCCTACCGGCGGGTGCGGCCGATCGACTTCCCGAAGTGGAGCTACCCCAGCGGGCACGTCACGGCGGTGACGGCGCTGGCGTTCACGTCGGTGGTGGCGTGCGCGTGGCTGGCCCGGCGGTGGGTGCGGGTGGTCGCGGCGCTGGCCGTGACGGCGGTGGCGCTGACCGCGGTGAGCCGGGTCGTGCTGCGGATGCACTGGTTCACCGACACCGCCGGGGCCGTGACCGCCGTGGTGGGCGTCGGGCTGCTCTCCGGTCTCGCCCTCGGGCTCGTGGGGCCGGGAGTAATGTCGAACCGTGACCGGACCTGA
- a CDS encoding TIGR01777 family oxidoreductase: MRVVIAGSSGMIGTSLVASLRGEGHEVLRLVRRRPAAPDERGWDPPAGRIDAGALDGVDAVVNLCGAGVADKRWNDARKQVLRDSRNVPTEVLAAAVVEHGVPTLVNASAIGFYGDTGDDVVDETRGSGSGFLADLCREWEAATAHADQADGVRVVKLRTGLVIAQAGGLFGRIKPLFAFFLGGRLGDGTQYMPWISLDDATSAIRFAVENDKVVGPINLTAPSPVTNAEFTRTVGHVLHRPTPWVVPGFVLKAALGEVAEEGILVGQRAVPKVLERNGFQFLHPALGAAVSAAVNG; encoded by the coding sequence ATGCGCGTCGTGATCGCCGGTTCGTCCGGGATGATCGGAACCAGTCTGGTGGCGTCGCTGCGCGGTGAGGGGCACGAGGTGCTCCGGCTGGTGCGGCGCAGGCCAGCCGCGCCCGATGAGCGCGGCTGGGATCCGCCCGCGGGCCGGATCGACGCGGGCGCGCTCGACGGCGTCGACGCGGTCGTGAACCTGTGCGGCGCGGGTGTGGCGGACAAGCGGTGGAACGATGCCCGCAAGCAGGTGCTCCGCGACAGCCGCAACGTGCCGACCGAGGTGCTGGCCGCCGCGGTCGTCGAGCACGGCGTGCCGACGCTGGTGAACGCGTCGGCGATCGGCTTCTACGGCGACACCGGCGACGACGTGGTCGACGAGACCCGCGGTTCCGGCAGCGGCTTCCTGGCGGACCTGTGCCGCGAGTGGGAGGCGGCCACCGCGCACGCCGACCAGGCGGACGGGGTGCGGGTGGTGAAGCTGCGCACCGGGCTGGTGATCGCGCAGGCCGGTGGGCTGTTCGGCCGGATCAAGCCGCTGTTCGCGTTCTTCCTGGGCGGCAGGCTCGGCGACGGCACCCAGTACATGCCGTGGATCTCCCTGGACGACGCCACCTCCGCGATCCGCTTCGCCGTGGAGAACGACAAGGTCGTCGGCCCGATCAACCTGACGGCGCCGAGCCCGGTGACGAACGCCGAGTTCACCAGGACCGTCGGTCACGTGCTGCACCGGCCGACGCCGTGGGTCGTGCCCGGCTTCGTGCTCAAGGCCGCGCTCGGCGAGGTGGCCGAGGAGGGCATCCTCGTCGGCCAGCGCGCCGTGCCGAAGGTGTTGGAGCGCAACGGGTTCCAGTTCCTGCACCCCGCTCTCGGAGCGGCGGTGTCGGCAGCGGTGAACGGTTGA
- the sucB gene encoding 2-oxoglutarate dehydrogenase, E2 component, dihydrolipoamide succinyltransferase, translating to MAFSVQMPALGESVTEGTVTRWLKQEGDRVEVDEPLLEVSTDKVDTEIPSPAAGVLQKIVAQEDETVEVGAELAVIGDGAGEQTTPTATPSEEAQPEPEPEQASEPEAEAPKQEEAPEQEAPASSGGSGEGTPVVMPALGESVTEGTVTRWLKQVGDSIEVDEPLLEVSTDKVDTEIPSPVAGTVLEITAAEDSTVEVGGQLAVIGSGSPAPSSAPAPAPAPEAPKQEAPKQEPPKQEAPKQQEAPKQEAPKSAPAQPSAPAPAASEESSNGTPYVTPLVRKLASENGIDLNSLTGTGVGGRIRKQDVLAAVEAKKAPAPAPAAPAPAAAAPARAAAPAAADTSGLRGSTQKLPRLRQIVAQRTRESLQMSAQLTQVFEVDVTKIARLRNRAKAAFEQREGVKLTFLPFFAKATVEALKQHPKLNASIDEEAKQVTYYGAEHLGIAVDTERGLLNAVIHNAGDLNLAGLAHNIADLAARTRANKVTPDELSGGTFSLTNLGSNGALFDTPIIQQPQVGILGVGVVKKRPVVVTDENGDDNISIRSMAYLALTYDHRLVDGADAGRFLTTIKNRLEEGAFEADLGL from the coding sequence ATGGCCTTCTCCGTCCAAATGCCCGCACTCGGCGAGAGCGTCACCGAGGGCACGGTCACCCGCTGGTTGAAGCAGGAGGGTGACCGGGTCGAGGTCGACGAGCCGTTGCTGGAGGTCTCGACCGACAAGGTCGACACCGAGATCCCTTCGCCCGCGGCCGGGGTCCTGCAGAAGATCGTCGCCCAGGAGGACGAGACCGTCGAGGTCGGCGCCGAGCTGGCGGTGATCGGCGACGGTGCCGGTGAGCAGACCACGCCCACCGCGACGCCCTCCGAGGAAGCCCAGCCGGAGCCCGAGCCCGAGCAGGCGTCCGAGCCCGAGGCCGAGGCCCCGAAGCAGGAGGAAGCCCCCGAGCAGGAGGCTCCCGCGTCGTCGGGCGGTTCCGGCGAGGGCACCCCGGTCGTCATGCCCGCGCTCGGCGAGAGCGTGACCGAGGGCACCGTCACCCGCTGGCTCAAGCAGGTCGGTGACTCGATCGAGGTCGACGAGCCGCTGCTGGAGGTGTCCACCGACAAGGTCGACACCGAGATCCCCTCCCCCGTGGCCGGCACCGTGCTGGAGATCACCGCGGCCGAGGACTCCACCGTCGAGGTCGGCGGTCAGCTCGCCGTGATCGGGTCCGGTTCCCCGGCGCCGTCGTCGGCACCGGCTCCCGCCCCGGCGCCCGAGGCGCCGAAGCAGGAGGCTCCCAAGCAGGAGCCCCCGAAGCAGGAAGCGCCGAAGCAGCAGGAAGCCCCCAAGCAGGAGGCTCCCAAGTCCGCCCCGGCCCAGCCGTCGGCACCGGCTCCGGCCGCGTCCGAGGAGTCGTCCAACGGCACCCCGTACGTCACGCCGCTGGTGCGCAAGCTGGCGTCGGAGAACGGCATCGACCTGAACTCGCTGACCGGCACCGGTGTCGGCGGCCGCATCCGCAAGCAGGACGTGCTGGCCGCGGTCGAGGCCAAGAAGGCCCCGGCTCCCGCGCCCGCCGCCCCGGCTCCGGCCGCCGCCGCTCCCGCCCGCGCCGCGGCCCCGGCCGCCGCGGACACCAGCGGACTGCGGGGCAGCACGCAGAAGCTGCCGCGCCTGCGCCAGATCGTGGCGCAGCGCACCCGCGAGTCGCTGCAGATGTCGGCGCAGCTCACCCAGGTGTTCGAGGTCGACGTGACCAAGATCGCCCGGTTGCGCAACCGCGCCAAGGCGGCGTTCGAGCAGCGCGAGGGCGTCAAGCTCACGTTCCTGCCGTTCTTCGCCAAGGCCACCGTCGAGGCGCTCAAGCAGCACCCGAAGCTGAACGCCTCGATCGACGAGGAGGCCAAGCAGGTCACCTACTACGGCGCCGAGCACCTGGGCATCGCGGTGGACACCGAGCGCGGCCTGCTCAACGCGGTCATCCACAACGCCGGTGACCTCAACCTGGCCGGTCTGGCGCACAACATCGCCGACCTCGCCGCCCGGACCCGTGCGAACAAGGTCACCCCGGACGAGCTGTCCGGCGGCACCTTCTCGCTGACGAACCTGGGCAGCAACGGCGCGCTCTTCGACACCCCGATCATCCAGCAGCCGCAGGTCGGCATCCTGGGCGTCGGCGTGGTCAAGAAGCGCCCCGTCGTCGTCACCGACGAGAACGGCGACGACAACATCTCCATCCGCTCGATGGCGTACCTGGCGCTGACCTACGACCACCGCCTGGTCGACGGCGCGGACGCCGGTCGTTTCCTCACCACCATCAAGAACCGCCTGGAAGAGGGCGCGTTCGAGGCCGATCTCGGCCTGTAG
- the lpdA gene encoding dihydrolipoyl dehydrogenase — MTDTSADLVILGGGSGGYACAFRAAEFGLSVVLVEKDKLGGTCLHRGCIPTKALLHAAEVADNVREGDQFGIKSSLEGIDIAGVNSYKDGVVSKLYKGLQGLVKANKVTLVEGAGTFVGPNTVVVNGDRYTGKNVVLATGSYAKSLPGLEIGGRIITSDQALNLDFIPEKVVVLGGGVIGVEFASVWRSFGAEVTIVEALPRLVPVEDEYASKQLERAFRKRGIKFKTGVRFTGATQNDKGVSVSLESGDVLEADLLLVAVGRGPNSAGHGYEEAGVATDRGFVTTDDRLRTNLPNVYAVGDIVPGLQLAHRGFQQGIFVAEEIAGQNPKVIDEAGIPRVTYCKPEVASVGLSEAAAKEKYGTVETFVYDLAGNGKSQILKTAGGVKLVRAPDGPVVGITLVGERVGELIGEAQLIYSWEAFPEDVAPLIHAHPTQTEALGEAFLALAGKPLHVHG, encoded by the coding sequence GTGACCGACACCTCCGCCGACCTTGTGATCCTCGGTGGCGGCTCAGGCGGCTACGCCTGCGCGTTCCGCGCGGCCGAGTTCGGTCTGTCCGTCGTCCTGGTCGAGAAGGACAAGCTCGGGGGGACCTGCCTGCACCGCGGCTGCATCCCGACCAAGGCCCTGCTGCACGCGGCCGAGGTCGCGGACAACGTCCGCGAGGGCGACCAGTTCGGTATCAAGAGCTCGCTCGAGGGCATCGACATCGCGGGCGTGAACTCGTACAAGGACGGCGTGGTCAGCAAGCTCTACAAGGGTTTGCAAGGTTTGGTGAAGGCCAACAAGGTCACGCTCGTCGAGGGTGCGGGCACGTTCGTCGGCCCGAACACCGTCGTGGTGAACGGCGACCGCTACACCGGTAAGAACGTGGTCCTCGCCACCGGTTCCTACGCCAAGAGCCTCCCCGGTCTGGAGATCGGCGGCCGGATCATCACCAGCGACCAGGCGCTGAACCTGGACTTCATCCCGGAGAAGGTCGTCGTCCTGGGCGGCGGCGTCATCGGCGTGGAGTTCGCCAGCGTGTGGCGCTCGTTCGGCGCCGAGGTGACCATCGTCGAGGCGCTGCCGCGACTGGTCCCGGTCGAGGACGAGTACGCCTCGAAGCAGCTGGAGCGCGCTTTCCGCAAGCGCGGCATCAAGTTCAAGACCGGCGTCCGGTTCACCGGCGCCACCCAGAACGACAAGGGCGTGTCGGTGTCGCTGGAGTCCGGCGACGTCCTCGAGGCCGACCTGCTGCTGGTGGCCGTGGGACGCGGCCCGAACAGCGCGGGCCACGGCTACGAGGAGGCCGGGGTCGCCACCGACCGCGGGTTCGTCACCACCGACGACCGCCTCCGCACCAACCTGCCGAACGTGTACGCCGTCGGCGACATCGTGCCCGGCCTGCAGCTCGCGCACCGCGGCTTCCAGCAGGGCATCTTCGTCGCCGAGGAGATCGCGGGGCAGAACCCGAAGGTCATCGACGAGGCCGGCATCCCCCGCGTCACGTACTGCAAGCCCGAGGTCGCCTCGGTCGGTCTCTCCGAGGCTGCGGCCAAGGAGAAGTACGGCACGGTCGAGACCTTCGTCTACGACCTGGCGGGCAACGGCAAGAGCCAGATCCTCAAGACCGCGGGCGGCGTCAAGCTCGTGAGGGCGCCCGACGGTCCGGTCGTCGGCATCACCCTGGTGGGTGAGCGCGTCGGCGAACTGATCGGTGAGGCCCAGCTGATCTACAGCTGGGAGGCTTTCCCGGAGGACGTGGCTCCGCTGATCCACGCCCACCCGACCCAGACAGAAGCCCTCGGCGAGGCATTCCTCGCCCTGGCCGGCAAGCCGCTGCACGTGCACGGCTGA
- a CDS encoding oxidoreductase, with translation MGLLDRFRRKPKPGVLRGASSTDTGHLEEWAAARHGVEAFVEPKTTVTETTVVLVAHDGEWTRRRIDGEDGARKFARKLGMPIYDAGIVGYPQRMRDYTARQKLRPDNR, from the coding sequence GTGGGGCTCTTGGATCGTTTCCGCAGGAAGCCGAAGCCCGGCGTGCTGCGCGGTGCTTCGTCGACCGACACCGGGCACCTGGAGGAGTGGGCGGCCGCGCGGCACGGCGTCGAGGCTTTCGTCGAGCCGAAGACGACCGTGACGGAAACCACCGTGGTGCTCGTCGCGCACGACGGCGAGTGGACCCGTCGCCGAATCGACGGGGAGGACGGCGCGCGCAAGTTCGCCCGCAAGCTCGGCATGCCCATCTACGACGCGGGCATCGTCGGCTACCCGCAACGCATGCGCGACTACACGGCCCGCCAGAAGCTCAGGCCCGACAACCGCTGA